Proteins encoded by one window of Clostridium cagae:
- a CDS encoding PHP-associated domain-containing protein, which produces MNIDFHVHGILSKKLNFDPKLFLLGIEYAKENGLDGFILCEHFNAVDLLTSYSYLENNYEYDGDRYIVNDFSVFIGMEVDIRYGGHVIVSGNRDSILKIRKALEPYVKKINFIPFGKLLDLGEKYECLIIGSHPYRENHKLYLQPKKYLERLDALDLNTKDIYKRGLEIVENEVANLSKILNIPYVTGSDSHYPVQLGTVKTCFESECHTIKELKECIKNKKYKIEISKALKLKVYTSKITKNYLKKQIKLSKQSCK; this is translated from the coding sequence ATGAATATAGATTTCCATGTACACGGTATTCTTAGTAAAAAACTTAATTTTGACCCTAAATTATTTTTATTAGGAATAGAATATGCAAAAGAAAATGGTTTAGATGGTTTTATATTGTGTGAACACTTTAATGCAGTAGATTTATTAACATCATATTCTTATTTGGAAAACAATTACGAATATGATGGCGATAGATATATTGTCAATGATTTTTCTGTTTTTATTGGTATGGAAGTAGATATAAGATATGGAGGTCATGTCATAGTATCAGGAAATAGAGATTCTATATTAAAAATTAGAAAGGCTCTTGAACCTTATGTTAAAAAGATTAATTTTATTCCTTTTGGAAAATTACTGGATTTAGGTGAAAAATATGAATGCTTAATTATAGGGAGTCATCCTTATAGAGAAAATCACAAATTATACTTACAGCCTAAAAAGTATTTAGAAAGATTGGATGCACTAGATTTAAATACAAAAGATATTTATAAAAGAGGTCTTGAAATTGTAGAGAATGAAGTAGCAAATTTATCAAAAATTTTAAATATACCCTATGTAACAGGAAGTGATAGTCATTATCCAGTACAACTTGGTACTGTAAAGACATGCTTTGAAAGTGAATGTCATACAATAAAAGAATTAAAAGAATGTATTAAAAATAAAAAATATAAAATAGAGATATCTAAAGCTCTAAAATTAAAAGTATACACTTCTAAAATAACAAAAAATTATTTAAAAAAACAAATAAAACTATCAAAACAAAGCTGTAAATAA
- a CDS encoding L,D-transpeptidase, producing the protein MKDFFNKLLIYNRKNFIDGTGANYETVVTDYVNLNNFSSKTQYFIWVDLKNFKVNIFNGSKNNWKIVHNYLCTIGKKETPTPTGTFTIGVKGLYFGVNKGYKCWYYTQFKGNYLFHSIIYNLDGSIRDGRLGKALSDGCIRLNKINAKWIWDNIPEATKVVIS; encoded by the coding sequence ATGAAGGATTTTTTTAATAAACTTTTAATATACAATAGAAAGAATTTTATTGATGGTACAGGAGCAAATTATGAAACTGTTGTTACTGATTATGTTAATCTAAATAATTTTTCAAGTAAAACTCAATATTTTATATGGGTAGATTTAAAAAATTTCAAAGTAAATATATTTAATGGTAGCAAGAATAACTGGAAAATAGTTCATAATTATTTATGCACAATTGGTAAAAAAGAAACACCTACACCTACTGGAACTTTTACAATTGGAGTAAAAGGCTTATATTTTGGAGTGAATAAGGGGTATAAGTGTTGGTATTATACACAATTTAAGGGAAACTATTTATTTCACTCTATAATATATAATTTAGATGGATCAATTAGAGATGGCAGATTAGGAAAGGCTTTATCTGATGGTTGCATTAGGCTGAATAAAATAAATGCAAAGTGGATTTGGGATAACATTCCTGAAGCAACTAAAGTTGTTATCAGTTAA
- a CDS encoding NUDIX hydrolase, protein MNINKITNRIENLSPYINGWEKDKRASVIIPLVEIEGEVHILFEVRSKKLNAQPGDICFPGGRIDNNETPKEAGLREFYEELGSKDIKIINELDITVRHDGMIIHTFLGIVNNINELSINESEVDHVFYVPLQYLLSYNPLKSIGKLTVTRSDDFPYDLIFNGKDYRFKEGKYISLFYRYREYVIWGITANILKNFLDKLC, encoded by the coding sequence ATGAATATAAATAAAATAACAAATAGAATTGAAAATTTAAGTCCTTATATAAATGGATGGGAAAAAGACAAAAGAGCTTCTGTAATAATACCTTTAGTAGAAATTGAAGGAGAAGTACATATATTATTTGAAGTAAGATCAAAAAAATTAAATGCTCAACCAGGAGACATATGTTTTCCAGGCGGAAGAATAGATAATAATGAAACACCAAAAGAAGCAGGATTGAGAGAATTTTATGAAGAACTAGGAAGTAAAGACATTAAAATAATAAATGAATTAGACATTACTGTAAGGCACGATGGAATGATAATTCACACTTTTCTAGGAATAGTAAATAATATTAATGAACTATCTATAAATGAAAGTGAAGTAGATCATGTATTTTATGTACCACTTCAATATTTACTTTCATATAATCCATTAAAGTCAATAGGTAAATTAACTGTGACTAGATCTGATGATTTTCCATACGATTTAATTTTTAATGGGAAAGATTATAGATTTAAAGAAGGGAAATATATTTCTCTTTTTTATAGATATAGAGAATATGTTATATGGGGAATTACAGCAAATATTTTAAAAAATTTTTTAGATAAACTGTGCTGA
- a CDS encoding heavy-metal-associated domain-containing protein: MEREHYIIQGLSNSNMKTQVKNALIKIDGVNQVCIDVARESVEIIYNSPATPSKIRNCIYHTGHNIE; encoded by the coding sequence ATGGAAAGAGAACATTATATTATTCAAGGTTTATCAAATTCTAACATGAAAACGCAAGTTAAGAATGCATTAATAAAAATAGACGGTGTAAATCAAGTGTGTATTGATGTCGCAAGAGAAAGTGTTGAAATAATATACAATAGTCCTGCAACACCATCAAAAATTAGAAATTGTATTTATCATACAGGACATAATATAGAATAA
- a CDS encoding sigma-54-dependent Fis family transcriptional regulator, whose amino-acid sequence MFEENTYQEILNRSHERCIRYGVGNNIQHPSRMLKNKELDILIRKNCELINIARPFMEILYDFLRGSGFSLYLTDKNGVVLTIIGDEDIIIDQIKVGIVEGTDMSERSAGTNGIGTALYENSSIQILGEEHFIKAFHIWTCSSAVIHNEKKDIIGCLNLTGRRQLAHPHTLGLVVAAVKSIENHLKVEKTQKELFKAHQYLNRVMNSLNLGIFAVDIEGIVKAINNSACDMLNIKEKDVINKNANSVLDNWEGIFDHLKSGRTYEDIEIIYSNKKKRFNLNVYPIKDKEKNISGIVCIFKDMKNVYNLVNKYTGRIAKYTFDDIIGKSEQILKLKEQSKNIASSPSTVLIQGESGTGKELIAQSIHNNSDRRDCSFVAINCGAIPKSLIESELFGYEEGAFTGAKRGGCAGKFELANGGTLFLDEIGEMPLDMQISLLRVLQEGCITRIGGNKCINVNVRIIAATNKNLKNEVEKGTFREDLYYRLRVIPIYVPSLKERVGDIEILIEHFLQIKSIKLGKCIPIIEKSLYQNLLNYDWPGNIRELENCIENIINMDGNISFSFENKKLVEKEDNCSNIDLQCNMCSLEELEERAIRACLNNCYGNITKSCKILGINRSTLYAKIKKYNIKFR is encoded by the coding sequence ATGTTTGAAGAAAATACATACCAAGAAATATTAAATAGATCACATGAAAGATGTATTAGATATGGTGTGGGAAACAATATTCAGCATCCTTCAAGAATGCTTAAAAATAAAGAACTTGATATATTGATAAGAAAAAACTGTGAGTTAATAAATATAGCTAGACCATTTATGGAAATACTTTATGATTTTTTAAGAGGATCAGGATTTTCATTATATCTTACAGATAAAAATGGAGTTGTTCTTACTATTATAGGTGATGAAGATATAATAATAGATCAGATTAAAGTTGGAATTGTGGAAGGAACAGATATGAGTGAAAGAAGTGCAGGAACTAATGGTATAGGAACTGCCCTTTATGAAAATTCCTCAATTCAGATTTTGGGCGAAGAACATTTTATAAAAGCTTTTCACATTTGGACATGTTCTTCTGCTGTTATTCATAATGAAAAAAAAGATATAATTGGTTGTTTAAATTTAACTGGACGACGTCAACTAGCTCATCCTCATACTTTAGGGCTTGTAGTGGCAGCTGTAAAATCAATTGAAAATCATTTGAAGGTTGAAAAGACTCAAAAAGAGTTATTTAAAGCACATCAATATTTAAATAGGGTTATGAATTCGTTAAATTTAGGGATTTTTGCTGTAGACATAGAAGGTATAGTGAAAGCTATAAACAACAGTGCATGTGACATGTTAAATATAAAAGAAAAAGATGTTATAAATAAGAATGCAAATTCAGTTTTAGATAATTGGGAAGGAATATTTGATCATCTTAAAAGTGGAAGAACATATGAAGATATAGAAATTATATATTCAAATAAAAAGAAAAGGTTTAATTTGAATGTATATCCAATAAAAGATAAAGAAAAAAATATAAGTGGTATTGTATGTATATTTAAAGATATGAAAAATGTATATAATTTAGTTAATAAGTATACAGGTAGAATAGCCAAATACACGTTTGATGATATAATTGGCAAAAGTGAGCAAATCCTAAAGTTAAAAGAACAATCAAAAAATATAGCTAGTAGTCCTTCTACAGTACTTATTCAAGGAGAAAGTGGAACAGGAAAAGAACTTATAGCCCAATCCATTCACAATAATAGTGATAGAAGAGACTGTAGTTTTGTTGCAATAAATTGTGGAGCAATACCTAAAAGTTTAATAGAAAGTGAGCTATTTGGATATGAAGAAGGGGCTTTTACTGGTGCTAAAAGAGGAGGATGCGCAGGAAAATTTGAACTTGCAAATGGAGGAACACTATTTTTAGATGAAATAGGAGAAATGCCATTGGATATGCAGATAAGTCTTTTGCGGGTATTGCAAGAAGGATGTATTACTAGAATAGGAGGAAACAAATGTATTAATGTAAATGTAAGAATTATTGCTGCAACTAATAAAAACTTAAAAAATGAAGTGGAAAAAGGAACGTTTAGAGAAGATTTATATTATAGATTACGTGTGATACCAATATATGTTCCATCATTAAAAGAACGAGTTGGTGATATAGAAATTCTTATAGAACATTTTTTGCAAATAAAGTCTATTAAATTAGGGAAGTGTATTCCAATAATTGAGAAAAGTTTATATCAAAATCTATTAAATTATGATTGGCCAGGAAATATTAGAGAATTAGAAAATTGTATTGAGAATATTATAAATATGGACGGAAATATTTCTTTTAGTTTTGAAAATAAAAAATTAGTTGAAAAAGAGGATAATTGTAGCAATATAGATTTGCAATGTAATATGTGCTCATTAGAGGAATTAGAAGAAAGAGCAATAAGAGCTTGCTTAAATAATTGTTATGGGAATATTACTAAGTCCTGCAAAATTTTAGGTATAAATAGGAGTACATTATATGCAAAAATCAAAAAATATAATATTAAGTTTAGGTAA
- a CDS encoding NAD(P)-dependent alcohol dehydrogenase: MKGFAMLGINKVGWIEKERPAAGPYDAIVRPLAVSPCTSDIHTVFEGALGNRHNMILGHEAVGEIVEIGNEVKEFKVGDRVIVPCTTPDWRSLEVQAGFQQHSNGMLAGWKFSNFKDGVFAEYFHVNDADMNLALLPSEISLESAVMITDMMTTGFHGAELADIQMGSSVVVIGIGAVGLMGIAGAKIRGAGRIIGVGSRPICVETAKFYGATDIVNYKNGDIVKQIMNLTNGKGVDRVIMAGGGPETLGQAISMLKPGGVVSNVNYHGSGDTLPVPRVDWGCGMAHKTIRGGLCPGGRLRAEMLRDLVIYNRVDLSKLVTHVYNGFEHIEDALLLMKDKPKDFIKAVVIL, encoded by the coding sequence ATGAAAGGTTTTGCAATGTTGGGTATTAATAAAGTTGGATGGATTGAAAAGGAAAGGCCAGCGGCAGGTCCATATGATGCCATTGTACGTCCATTAGCTGTGTCACCATGTACATCAGATATTCATACTGTTTTTGAAGGTGCACTTGGAAATAGACATAATATGATTTTAGGTCATGAAGCTGTGGGAGAAATCGTTGAAATCGGAAATGAAGTTAAGGAATTCAAAGTTGGAGATAGGGTTATAGTACCTTGTACAACTCCTGATTGGAGATCTTTAGAAGTTCAGGCTGGTTTTCAACAACATTCAAATGGTATGCTTGCTGGATGGAAATTTTCAAACTTTAAAGATGGAGTTTTTGCAGAATATTTTCATGTAAATGATGCAGATATGAATCTAGCACTTTTACCATCAGAAATATCTTTAGAAAGTGCTGTTATGATAACAGATATGATGACTACTGGTTTTCATGGTGCAGAATTAGCTGATATACAAATGGGATCTAGTGTTGTAGTTATAGGAATTGGAGCAGTGGGATTAATGGGTATAGCAGGTGCTAAAATACGTGGAGCTGGTAGGATTATTGGTGTAGGAAGTAGACCAATTTGCGTTGAAACTGCTAAATTTTATGGAGCAACAGATATTGTAAATTACAAAAACGGTGATATAGTTAAACAAATCATGAATTTAACCAATGGAAAAGGTGTCGATCGTGTCATTATGGCAGGCGGTGGACCTGAAACATTAGGACAAGCGATATCTATGCTTAAACCTGGTGGAGTAGTTTCAAATGTTAATTATCATGGAAGTGGAGATACTTTACCAGTACCACGTGTTGATTGGGGATGTGGAATGGCTCATAAGACTATAAGAGGAGGTCTTTGCCCAGGTGGACGTCTTAGAGCAGAAATGTTAAGAGATTTAGTAATATATAATCGTGTTGATTTAAGTAAATTAGTTACACATGTATATAATGGTTTTGAACATATAGAAGATGCTCTTTTATTAATGAAGGACAAGCCAAAAGACTTTATTAAAGCAGTAGTTATATTATAA
- a CDS encoding Mbeg1-like protein yields the protein MCDLNNSELLLLSNLIYLKLNVFNENRVGDLIKSMLYKNNLNKAILTRLECKEVVKKNEWLVVLKQIQENDKLNNLKIENIEVDTNGVKAACFIDKQDKASVVFRGTKTIEEWGDNGEGSYMSDTTEQMKALNYINNLKYKNITVTGHSKGGNKAKYVALLSDKVNRCISFDGQGFSNEFINKYHNEINANKDKVLSISAKYDYVNCLLNSINEEKIYVNTSFQKNPLYYHKSNIMLDGNGNLREETDPCSFMKIIYKFSTSLISELPEPHKSFVINSLTDIIELILCDKDLESSILQIAKGILMMLGYTKHYNLKAEINLAYNLLQSLSIPLVFWNDFIRSEENNSKLILNETLLKFKTYQENIIFKLRNLGIEGKRIAIIIDNATNNLIEDFQNAN from the coding sequence ATGTGTGATTTAAATAATAGTGAATTACTACTATTATCTAATTTAATATATCTTAAATTAAATGTATTTAATGAGAATAGGGTTGGTGACCTTATTAAGTCTATGTTATATAAAAACAACTTAAATAAAGCAATTTTAACTAGACTCGAATGTAAAGAAGTTGTAAAAAAAAATGAATGGTTAGTTGTTTTAAAACAAATACAAGAAAATGATAAACTAAATAACTTAAAGATCGAAAATATAGAAGTTGATACTAATGGGGTAAAAGCTGCATGTTTTATTGATAAACAAGATAAGGCTTCGGTCGTATTCAGAGGTACTAAAACCATAGAAGAGTGGGGCGACAATGGTGAAGGATCTTATATGTCTGATACAACTGAACAAATGAAAGCATTAAATTATATAAATAATCTTAAATATAAAAATATTACAGTAACAGGTCACTCAAAAGGTGGAAATAAAGCTAAATACGTTGCTCTTTTATCAGATAAAGTAAATAGATGCATATCTTTTGATGGACAAGGTTTTTCAAATGAATTCATCAACAAATATCATAACGAAATAAATGCCAATAAAGATAAGGTGTTATCTATTAGTGCTAAATATGATTATGTAAATTGCCTTCTTAATTCTATAAATGAAGAAAAAATATATGTAAATACATCATTTCAAAAAAATCCATTATATTATCATAAATCTAATATAATGTTAGATGGTAATGGTAATCTTAGAGAAGAGACTGATCCATGTTCATTTATGAAAATAATATATAAATTTTCTACATCACTAATATCTGAATTGCCAGAACCTCATAAAAGTTTTGTTATAAATAGTTTAACTGACATTATTGAACTTATTTTATGTGATAAAGATTTAGAAAGTAGTATATTACAAATTGCAAAAGGAATATTAATGATGTTAGGCTATACAAAGCACTATAATTTAAAAGCAGAAATAAATTTAGCATACAATCTTCTTCAAAGCTTAAGTATACCTCTTGTATTTTGGAATGATTTTATCCGAAGTGAAGAAAATAATTCTAAATTAATATTAAATGAAACATTATTAAAGTTTAAAACTTATCAAGAAAATATAATTTTTAAACTTAGGAATTTAGGAATAGAAGGCAAAAGAATAGCTATCATTATTGATAATGCAACTAATAATTTAATAGAAGATTTTCAAAACGCTAATTAA